Proteins encoded by one window of Rutidosis leptorrhynchoides isolate AG116_Rl617_1_P2 chromosome 7, CSIRO_AGI_Rlap_v1, whole genome shotgun sequence:
- the LOC139860113 gene encoding uncharacterized protein, protein MYALKNRNLDLKEAGRLRTGQLNDLGELRLDVYENLLIYKEKTKQWHDRRLKGPKEFNEGDRVLLFNSRLKLLPGKLKSRWAGPFEVVKVYLYGTIELRNSNGTTFKVNGHRVKKYFDGPLEIDDKVHVEPGPNFVCFLADLNVQGDHHNVRSRTSRQQQQEEEREHEERTNPRFG, encoded by the exons ATGTACGCACTAAAGAATCGCAATTTGGACTTGAAGGAGGCCGGACGCCTTCGTACGGGTCAATTGAATGATCTTGGTGAACTACGCCTTGATGTGTATGAAAATTTGTTaatttataaggagaaaaccaagcaatggcatgataggaggTTAAAGGGTCCGAAGGAATTTAATGAAGGTGATAgagtgctcttgtttaactctagattgaagcttttaccgggtAAACTCAAGTCCCGGTGGGCGGGACCGTTTGAGGTAGTTAAGGTGTACCTATATGGTACGATAGAGTTGAGAAATTCGAATGGTACTACTTTTAAGGTGAATGGACATCGCGTAAAGAAGTATTTCGATGGTCCATTGGAGATTGATGAcaaggttcacgttgaacccggtCCCAAT TTTGTATGCTTCTTAGCTGATTTAAATGTGCAAGGTGATCATCATAATGTG AGATCGAGAACTTCAAGACAACAACAACAAGAGGAGGAACGAGAGCATGAGGAACGGACTAACCCGAGATTTGGTTGA